In Kordia antarctica, the following proteins share a genomic window:
- a CDS encoding metallophosphoesterase, whose protein sequence is MLRFLVPIILILILELYTFFSIRALTSNKFILIGYWIVTFVIYGIIFYQMNVAEREGRFSISLGYTIAMALTFLIPKLFILAILFVEDIFRFFTSLFNYFQHNGMTVSEAIPSRRKFLSQLALGIAAIPFAGFIYGVFQGRYNYKVIKHTMFFDDLPEAFDGYKLTQISDIHSGSFDNREKIEYAVDLINEQKSDLILFTGDIVNAVAEEMNPWIDTFKRLEATDGLFSILGNHDYGYYAYEDQKDIEENHKKIEKVHEAIGFDLLLNDKRTIEKNGQKLNILGVENWGASRHFPKKGSLREASKDVADGEFNILMSHDPSHFDYKEMEVRTKEREDPAVITDEPNIINFEKKIQLTLAGHTHGMQFGIEIPFLNLKWSPAKYRYPRWAGLYEEAGKYLYVNRGFGVLAFPGRVGIWPEITVIELKKRNKIA, encoded by the coding sequence ATGTTAAGATTCTTAGTCCCAATCATTTTAATTCTAATTCTAGAACTATATACGTTTTTCTCTATACGCGCATTAACTAGCAATAAATTCATTCTCATAGGATATTGGATTGTTACATTTGTTATTTACGGAATCATTTTTTATCAAATGAATGTAGCGGAGCGTGAAGGGCGATTTAGTATTTCTTTAGGATATACCATTGCAATGGCGCTGACTTTTTTGATTCCGAAACTCTTCATTTTAGCCATTTTATTTGTGGAAGATATTTTCCGCTTTTTCACGTCGTTGTTTAATTATTTTCAACACAACGGAATGACCGTGAGTGAAGCAATTCCTTCACGAAGAAAATTTTTGAGTCAATTAGCATTAGGAATTGCCGCAATACCTTTTGCAGGATTTATTTATGGAGTTTTTCAAGGTAGATATAATTACAAAGTCATTAAGCATACGATGTTTTTTGATGATTTGCCAGAAGCGTTTGATGGTTATAAACTGACACAAATTTCAGATATTCACTCTGGAAGCTTTGATAATAGAGAAAAAATAGAATATGCTGTTGATTTAATTAATGAGCAAAAAAGCGATCTGATTCTGTTTACGGGCGATATTGTAAATGCAGTTGCCGAAGAAATGAATCCTTGGATTGATACGTTTAAACGCTTAGAAGCAACAGACGGATTGTTTTCTATTTTAGGAAATCATGATTATGGATATTACGCATATGAAGATCAAAAGGATATTGAAGAAAATCATAAAAAAATAGAAAAAGTTCATGAAGCAATTGGTTTTGATTTATTGTTGAATGATAAAAGAACGATTGAAAAAAATGGTCAAAAACTAAATATTTTAGGTGTTGAAAATTGGGGCGCATCACGCCATTTTCCTAAAAAGGGAAGTTTGCGAGAAGCTTCAAAAGATGTTGCTGATGGCGAATTTAATATATTGATGTCGCATGATCCTTCTCACTTTGATTATAAAGAAATGGAGGTTCGAACTAAAGAAAGAGAAGATCCAGCAGTTATTACAGACGAACCAAATATTATCAACTTTGAGAAAAAAATACAACTTACGTTAGCAGGACATACACACGGAATGCAGTTTGGAATTGAAATTCCGTTCTTAAATTTAAAATGGAGTCCTGCAAAATATAGATATCCACGTTGGGCAGGATTGTATGAAGAAGCGGGAAAATACTTGTATGTAAACCGCGGTTTTGGC